One segment of Maridesulfovibrio ferrireducens DNA contains the following:
- a CDS encoding UbiX family flavin prenyltransferase, with translation MDKKKIILAVTGASGTIYSVILAHELGKMEDVELHLILSDASLKVMELETDFNPDNLTDHADFVYPQNLISAPPASGSWKHDGMIICPCSMASLAAVAQGLGSNLIHRAADVSLKERRKLIMVTRETPLNLIHIRNMEAVTLAGGTIMPASPGFYHSPESINDLAAHMAGRILEQLNLPHNLYKRWDQNSRR, from the coding sequence ATGGACAAAAAAAAAATTATCCTTGCTGTTACCGGAGCAAGCGGAACAATTTATTCTGTGATTCTAGCCCATGAGCTAGGAAAAATGGAAGATGTCGAGCTACATCTTATTCTATCTGATGCTTCACTTAAAGTGATGGAACTTGAGACAGACTTTAACCCCGACAACCTTACTGATCACGCTGATTTCGTGTACCCGCAAAACCTTATATCAGCCCCGCCTGCAAGCGGCTCATGGAAGCATGACGGCATGATCATATGCCCCTGTTCAATGGCGTCCTTAGCGGCAGTGGCACAAGGACTGGGTTCTAATTTAATTCACAGAGCTGCTGACGTTTCCCTAAAAGAACGCCGCAAACTGATTATGGTTACACGCGAAACGCCGTTAAATTTAATACATATCAGGAACATGGAAGCTGTCACCTTAGCGGGGGGCACCATAATGCCTGCTTCTCCCGGTTTTTATCACAGCCCTGAAAGTATTAATGATCTTGCAGCGCATATGGCTGGAAGAATCCTTGAACAACTTAACCTTCCACACAATTTATATAAGCGTTGGGACCAAAACTCACGGAGATAA